A genomic region of Anas platyrhynchos isolate ZD024472 breed Pekin duck chromosome 19, IASCAAS_PekinDuck_T2T, whole genome shotgun sequence contains the following coding sequences:
- the LOC139999109 gene encoding uncharacterized protein yields the protein MPLFGKIIVIKRNGTDGIHFPLTASSCLFGRRTECDIRIQLPHVSKEHCKIEVNENEEAILTNLSTVNPTQLNGSCFQQPVPLKHGDVLTIIDRSFRFEYPLQSTPRKRRSRSPKDETRQVLHVQQVAEVELLHKQTSGSKRSSDHSECKEQNADENKQSTEENMSKALPVKLQTPKSSYKIKQSTRKQTEMSPFSKLYETLKHEIKVKKTLQGGNVPEKAGKEGGKGALQEPSAQIASSCDHVSPTEEKEIGISENNEEYKMKQEVISSELNQISMVGSATKKCFTRSPRTSVSKEMTKSILRRSNLQDHKEESTPGKSKGTEVPAKTPKPSKENDRNAACLLQPCSIERLGYADEVKIYNSAITAEKIAQTTNMTNVSEVDKHVMSTPTPRRKSPRSCFMSPTNEATGVDSVNIGTPTARGDVLLEHKSFSEISAEIQREDSVCRNDSLEQQPLAENKCINQRRNSKQHTPRKSGKVEVLKEICDQTNVDSKKRDSESPASNSKSPRRNVRQSKEFVNKSIHSETPTSGEITSELASPASQKSGSGRKRGRPRTSELRTEKALETNAVEEHDNKTVDRQDSGTQQDLATNGCNQKSDLEDTCVLRPRRSSSKRSLGSASVLEDNEAVAEMNVSDLLAEEESGNTKRVSQKRKSGDLLPQPLGKRKRLSFGGHLSPELFDKSLPPNSPLKRGAIPARLSLPFGGSPRAVLKKAQGLKLFFYQELSVCLQKEKMSPEKLPAQTPPAASSPDSGKATPQLPTGSPAPYTKGRFSVSHITTPSPIAEEQNSVAKDMNTGEKNGALEKTPKSNGVSQDDKTSMATPNNLTRSSRRSMKTPMKRRSGAVAVISSKRRSGASTANLLVAKSWAEVVKLGVARPQAKAVKKRAPKRRPMKKTTQSPKAPERKIKGHFSTGHAESPATVVVGRAHSTTGRIAGQVLKVVKNPISKQNLNMDESFTGLAEMFKTPENTSGKTSPSSTVRDSDLTPPCTTMDTSELRTPEESGEMMVSPLNTPDSSGEILDCHDISDLMREEESPKSIFEIMYSRIPEGIAMLEEDLDVDSVSLSAEKQASQVKLESKRKTPDEKLESVNVGSAIKQPLKTPKKKPGLVEVLSGIKQLMKTAKQKSEETKEDAVTACTNGSREYGGNKTVLEDKGNTSQDKDSQQKLSTSEDHSTQRLTRGRPRKTVHPPSTKQCEKDLNSKELQGLEKKSIQEEMGEISTSTSVAKNTGRGRRTNLCMEKEIVSKHPVEKTVETVSLVETQVDTRRPRRGKTKEPKELKHPSEDLESSEKDSSVLQKDPANRKQALQEYDISSTSVTEDDQSRKTEGVSSSTQDENHQLQTDLKKSENASDKGSVEDREEILLLHQKRSRGMKKIENTEALLPPKRQRRARNEQVEQAPSEELHGTTRKLRKHQSAKLLQGDEQTSETAPTEASGNRTELEVKVTEKRGKSSRNARKQPTEVKPDMCGMALENTQNVQKAKETSNETITETKSPTKNERKVSLGDEAENAQENTTKASQRLKSESPSGETDKMPVTVLNLEFKQEANRTRSRRGKKDSSEKKADEFAQDVNSLDLMLKCKSETEESSPKESSASSCVKQAHQVMKDQNNTADTLVTALNSDGIAHRHQKQTRNEQEANEPKQTEILQENRTQAKANASARDKRKEIDLAAEAKCSASLWRKRGLSETDDKEESTNEEQNVLLESVSCAKAKPLGRGRRKETPPVSHTTNSISLRRKRGLPADNGKEEALKDQNVPLGAVVSSLKDQPKRGRRNEAAILLEATSSTPARGKRNLSKESSRNNNHRKAKQMISEKPSSEEKIDLSKGYSGKKCSITSLAVSSSSLQGLPEDGKNETPKEQQGILLEVTQSGKENPSKAGRRKIVPSKSEETSSTFLREKLVLPEDRGQNGILKEGEGTALENNSSQEKQRQLRNKRKNVQFKPEAATSLRDNGNLPENGNISEMQCLIPTGSEESNQSGKGKEVNPTQQTTSTSCRRKCLLPADDVPPKKSKSENDENGSPKKGKRNKTEEKLEGNVKTTQTAGGTNRTTRSSTRASARTRK from the exons TCTCAAAAGAACATTGTAAAattgaagtaaatgaaaacGAGGAG gcaATCTTGACAAATTTAAGTACAGTAAATCCTACGCAGCTGAACGGTAGCTGTTTTCAGCAACCTGTACCTCTGAAGCACGGAGATGTGTTAACTATTATTGATCGTTCTTTCAG GTTTGAATATCCTCTCCAATCAACTCCAAGAAAAAGGCGTTCCAGATCTCCAAAAGATGAAACGCGGCAG GTTCTTCATGTTCAGCAGGTGGCAGAAGTGGAGTTATTACATAAGCAAACTTCAGGATCTAAAAGATCTTCAG ATCATTCTGAGtgcaaagaacaaaatgctgatgaaaataaacaaagtacAGAGGAAAATATGTCCAAAGCCTTACCAGTTAAGCTACAAACACCTAAATCTTCATATAAGATAAAACAATCTACtagaaagcaaactgaaatgtcTCCCTTTAGTAAACTCTATGAAACGCTGAAACATGagattaaagtgaaaaaaactcTGCAAGGAGGAAATGTACctgaaaaagctggaaaagaagGTGGTAAGGGTGCCCTGCAGGAACCAAGTGCTCAAATCGCATCAAGTTGTGATCATGTAAGCcctactgaagaaaaagaaattggcataagtgaaaataatgaagaatataaaatgaaacaagaagtaATTAGTTCAGAACTTAATCAAATCTCAATGGTAGGAAGTGCTACCAAGAAATGTTTTACCAGAAGTCCGCGAACTTCTGTTTCAAAGGAGATGACAAAAAGTATTCTCAGGAGAAGTAACTTGCAAGATCATAAGGAAGAAAGTACACCAGGTAAATCTAAAGGCACTGAAGTTCCAGCCAAAACACCCAAACCCAGTAAGGAGAATGACAGAAATGCAGCATGTctgctgcagccatgctccATAGAACGCTTGGGTTATGCAGATGAGGTGAAAATCTACAACTCTGCaataacagcagagaaaatagcACAGACAACAAACATGACAAACGTTTCTGAAGTAGACAAACATGTTATGTCTACACCAACCCCCAGAAGGAAGAGTCCTCGATCTTGTTTCATGTCACCTACCAACGAAGCTACTGGGGTGGATTCTGTAAATATTGGTACTCCGACAGCTCGAGGAGATGTGTTGTTGGAACAcaaatctttttcagaaatttcagctgaaattcaaAGGGAAGATTCAGTGTGCAGAAATGATAGCCTCGAACAACagcctttggcagaaaataaatgcataaaccaGAGACGAAACAGTAAACAACATACACCAAGAAAATCGGGGAAAGTAGAAGTGCTGAAAGAAATCTGTGATCAGACAAATGTAGATTCAAAAAAGAGAGATTCTGAGTCTCCTGCTTCTAATTCCAAGAGTCCCAGAAGAAATGTCAGACAAAGTAAAGaatttgtaaacaaaagcaTCCATTCAGAGACACCAACTTCAGGAGAGATAACATCAGAACTGGCATCTCCTGCTAGTCAGAAATCTGgctctggaagaaaaaggggTAGGCCGAGGACCTCTGAACTGCGAACTGAGAAAGCACTGGAGACAAATGCAGTTGAAGAACACGACAATAAGACTGTAGACAGACAGGACAGTGGAACTCAACAAGATCTGGCCACCAATGGGTGTAATCAGAAATCAGATTTGGAAGATACTTGTGTTCTAAGACCTCGGAGATCATCATCAAAAAGGTCTTTGGGAAGTGCTAGTGTACTGGAAGACAATGAGGCTGTTGCAGAAATGAATGTTTCTGACCTGTTGGCTGAAGAAGAATCAG GTAACACAAAAAGAGTGTCTCAGAAGAGGAAGAGCGGTGATCTGTTACCTCAGCCTTTAGGCAAGCGAAAAAGATTGTCTTTTGGTGGTCATCTAAGTCCGGAACTCTTTGACAAAAGTTTGCCTCCCAACTCACCTCTTAAACGAGGTGCGATTCCTGCAAGGCTGAGCTTACCGTTTGGAGGCTCCCCACGCGCAGTGCTGAAAAAGGCTCAGGGGCTGAAGC tttttttctaccaagaactttctgtatgtttgcaaaaagaaaaaatgtcaccaGAAAAATTGCCAGCCCAGACGCCCCCAGCTGCCTCTTCCCCTGACTCTGGAAAAGCAACACCGCAGCTTCCTACAGGCTCTCCAGCACCTTACACAAAAGGGCGTTTCTCTGTTTCGCACATCACAACACCATCACCAAttgcagaagagcagaacagTGTTGCAAAAGATATGAATACAGGGGAGAAAAATGGTGCCCTAGAGAAAACACCTAAATCTAATGGTGTTAGCCAAGATGATAAAACCTCAATGGCAACACCTAACAACTTAACAAGAAGTTCACGACGTAGTATGAAGACTCCCATGAAGAGGAGGAGTGGTGCTGTAGCAGTTATCAGTTCAAAAAGAAGAAGCGGTGCCTCTACTGCCAACTTACTAG TTGCGAAATCTTGGGCAGAAGTGGTAAAATTGGGTGTTGCAAGACCACAGGCAAAGGCCGTTAAAAAACGTGCCCCAAAACGAAGACCAATGAAGAAGACAACACAGTCACCAaagg ctccagaaagaaaaataaaaggtcattttagCACAGGTCATGCAGAATCTCCTGCTACAGTAGTTGTAGGCAGAGCGCACTCTACCACTGGTAGAATAGCTGGACAGGTCCTTAAAGTGGTGAAAAATCCAATCTCgaaacaaaacttgaatatggatgaaagcttcacag ggctggctgagatgtttaaaactccagaaaatacaAGTGGAAAAACATCACCTTCAAGCACTGTTCGTGACAGTGATCTTACACCACCGTGCACGACAATGGACACTTCTGAACTGCGtactcctgaagaatctg gagagatgatggtgtcaccattaaatactccagattcttcaggagagaTACTGGATTGTCATGACATCTCAGAtttgatgagagaggaggaatctccaaagtctatatttgaaataatgtacTCCAGAATTCCAGAAGGAATAGCTATGCTGGAAGAAGATCTTGATGTGGACAGCGTATCATTAAGTGCAGAGAAACAAGCCTCTCAGGTGAAAttggaaagtaaaaggaaaacaccagaTGAGAAGCTGGAGTCAGTCAACGTTGGATCAGCCATCAAGCAGCCATTAAAAACCCCAAAGAAGAAGCCAGGACTTGTAGAGGTCCTGTCGGGCATCAAGCAGCTTATGAAGACTGCCAAGCAGAagtcagaggaaacaaag gaagatgctgtaaCTGCTTGTACTAATGGCAGTCGTGAGTATG GggggaataaaactgttttagaagacaaaggaaatacttCACAAGATAAAGATTCTCAACAAAAGTTGTCAACTAGCGAAGACCACTCTACCCAGAGACTAACAAGGGGCAGACCAAGGAAGACTGTACATCCACCTTCAACAAAGCAGTgtgaaaaggatttaaattcaaaagaattgcaaggtctggagaaaaagagcatcCAAGAAGAGATGGGAGAGATCAGTACTTCAACTTCAGtagctaaaaatacaggaagaggaaggagaacaaatctttgcatggaaaaagaaattgtttcaaagcaTCCTGTTGAGAAAACAGTTGAAACCGTTTCACTTGTGGAAACGCAGGTTGATACTCGAAGACCAAGAAGAGGTAAAACTAAGGAACCTAAGGAGTTAAAACATCCTAGTGAGGATCTTGagtcttctgaaaaagattCTTCAGTGCTACAAAAAGATCCTGCAAATAGGAAACAGGCTTTGCAGGAGTATGATATCAGTAGCACATCTGTAACTGAAGATGatcaaagcagaaagacagaaggcgTATCTAGTAGCACTCAGGATGAAAATCACCAActgcaaacagatttaaaaaaatctgaaaacgcATCTGACAAAGGTAGTgtagaagacagagaagaaattcttctattGCATCAGAAGAGGTctagaggaatgaaaaaaatagaaaacacagaagcactgcttccacccaaaagacaaagaagagctaGGAATGAACAGGTTGAACAAGCTCCTTCAGAGGAACTTCATGGGACGACAAGGAAACTTCGTAAACACCAATCAGCAAAATTACTACAAGGTGATGAGCAGACTTCTGAGACTGCCCCCACAGAAGCAtctggaaacagaactgaacttgaagtaaaggtaacagaaaaaagaggtaagtcttcaagaaatgctagaaaacaaccaacagaagtaaaaccagaCATGTGCGGGATGGCacttgaaaatacacagaatgttCAGAAAGCCAAGGAGACTTCAAATGAAACCATTACGGAAACAAAATCACCCaccaaaaatgagaggaaagtaTCTCTGGGAGATGAAGCGGAAAATGCTCAGGAAAATACTACAAAGGCATCTCAAAGATTAAAGTCAGAATCACCTTCTGGAGAGACAGATAAAATGCCAGTAACTGTTCTCAACTTGGAATtcaaacaagaagcaaacagaactagaagcaggagagggaaaaaagactcTTCAGAGAAGAAGGCTGATGAATTTGCCCAGGATGTAAACAGCCTAGATCTTATGCTTAAATGTAAGTCAGAAACAGAGGAATCTTCTCCCAAAGAGTCTTCAGCCTCTAGTTGTGTCAAGCAGGCACACCAAGTAATGAAAGACCAGAACAACACAGCTGACACATTGGTAACTGCTCTAAACAGTGATGGCATTGCTCATAGACAtcaaaagcagacaagaaatgagcaggaagcaaatgaaccaaagcaaactgaaatcctGCAAGAGAATCGaacacaggcaaaagcaaatgcatcagcaagggacaaaagaaaagagattgatctagcagcagaggcaaaaTGTTCAGCTTCTCTCTGGAGAAAACGTGGCTTGTCAGAAACTGATGACAAAGAGGAGAGTactaatgaagaacaaaacgTGCTTTTGGAATCGGTGTcctgtgcaaaagcaaagccattaggaaggggcagaaggaaagaaactcctcCAGTGTCACACACAACTAATTCCATTTCTCTTAGAAGAAAACGTGGTTTGCCAGCAGATAATGGTAAAGAAGAGGCTCTTAAAGATCAAAATGTTCCGTTAGGAGCAGTTGTTTCAAGTCTAAAAGATCAaccaaaaagaggcagaaggaatgAAGCTGCCATATTATTAGAAGCCACAAGTTCTACTCCTGCTCGGGGAAAACGTAACTtatcaaaagaaagtagcagaaataataatcataggaaagctaaacaaatgatttctgaaaaaccCTCTTCCGAAGAAAAAATTGACCTTTCAAAAGGGTACTCAGGGAAAAAGTGTAGTATCACTTCACTGGCTGTTAGTTCTAGTTCACTTCAAGGTTTGCCAGAAGATGGTAAGAATGAAACTCCCAAAGAGCAACAGGGTATACTTTTGGAAGTAACccaatcaggaaaagaaaatccatcgaaggcaggcagaaggaaaatagttcCTTCCAAATCTGAAGAAACTAGTTCAACCTTTCTCAGGGAAAAGCTTGTCTTGCCTGAAGACAGAGGTCAAAACGGAATCCTTAAGGAAGGTGAAggtacagctctggaaaataactcatcccaggaaaaacaaaggcaactgagaaataagaggaaaaatgtacaaTTCAAACCAGAGGCAGCTACTTCTCTTCGTGACAATGGCAACTTGCCTGAAAACGGCAACATTTcggaaatgcagtgtttgataCCCACTGGTTCTGAAGAAAGTAAtcagtctggaaaaggaaaagaggttaaCCCTACCCAACAGACAACTTCCACttcttgcagaagaaaatgtctgttgcCAGCAGATGATGTACCacctaaaaaatcaaaatcag AGAATGATGAAAACGGATCacccaaaaaagggaaaagaaacaaaactgaagaaaaacttgaaggCAATGTGAAGACAACTCAGACTGCTGGAGGGACGAACAGGACAACAAGATCaagcacaagagcaagtgcaagaacaagaaaatag